One Cryptomeria japonica chromosome 9, Sugi_1.0, whole genome shotgun sequence genomic window carries:
- the LOC131038092 gene encoding pentatricopeptide repeat-containing protein At4g02750, translated as MLFHRALSLLHTTPMQTYFCIHTYCTTGLPRIRFQLVNKAFGFSTGAFFQNKLINMYANWGSWIDARKVFDEMTKQDVFSWNVIITAYRRYGCSHEALKLFNQMQQTGIQPDQFTFASILPACGKIGILGQGMDIHQSIIESGFSSDVVVANSLIDMYAKCGNIQKAREVFDNMPQRDVISWNVMIAGYAQIGFLEEASQLFKEMSQRDVVSWNAMISGYVQKGFLDEAFRLFSVMPQRDVISWNTMIAAYAQRGFLEEASRIFKEMPQPNVVSWNTMIAGHTKNGDLDKALRFFNEMPHRDIVTWDAIIAGYAQNGILDKTLRFFKEMPHKTVNSWTAMISGYAQNGDLDKALRLFKEMPQRNVVSWNAMIAGYAQNGLIENALETFKQMQLAAVKPNSTTFASILPACAKMGALEHGMDIHQSIIESGFLSDGVLGSALVDTYAKCGSIHKARKLFDRMSLLDVISWNGMIAGYSQNGLPEKALETFKEMKFAGVTPDSATFAGILPACAKIGALDQGMDIHQIIIESGFLSDVLVVSALVDMYAKCGSLRKAREVFEKMSQRDTVSWNVMIAGYAMHGFRKDALKLFELMEHSGIYPDHVSFVCVLFACSHDGTVTEGCKYFNDMRETYCIMPTMDHYICMVDLLGRANYLEEALNIIIKMPIKPALVVWICLLGACRSYKDIGLGIFVSTLLFDLDPKNTAPYVLLSNIYAEVGRWGDVQEIRRLMKDRGIKKMPGCSWIEVHNLVHVFLQETDHILN; from the coding sequence ATGTTATTCCATCGCGCATTGAGCTTACTACACACAACACCCATGCAAACATATTTCTGTATCCACACCTATTGCACAACTGGGCTGCCAAGAATTCGCTTTCAGTTGGTAAACAAGGCTTTCGGCTTTTCTACTGGTGCATTTTTTCAAAACAAACTTATAAACATGTACGCCAATTGGGGTAGTTGGATTGATGCACGCAAAGTGTTCGACGAAATGACCAAACAAGATGTCTTCTCATGGAATGTGATCATTACGGCTTACAGAAGATATGGATGCTCTCATGAGGCACTGAAACTTTTTAATCAAATGCAACAAACTGGTATCCAACCCGATCAGTTCACATTTGCAAGCATTCTCCCAGCTTGTGGCAAAATAGGAATTTTGGGACAGGGTATGGATATACATCAAAGCATTATTGAAAGCGGATTTTCATCGGATGTTGTAGTTGCGAACTCCCTgatagatatgtatgcaaaatgtggaaatataCAGAAGGCACGGGAAGTGTTTGACAatatgcctcaaagagatgtgatCTCGTGGAAtgttatgattgcaggatatgcacaaattgGTTTTCTTGAGGAGGCTTCACAGCTTTTCAAAGAAATGTCTCAAAGGGATGTGGTCTCGTGGAATGCTATGATTTCGGGATATGTTCAAAAAGGTTTTCTTGATGAGGCTTTCCGTCTTTTCAGTGTAATGCCTCAACGAGACGTgatctcatggaatacaatgattgCAGCATATGCTCAAAGGGGTTTTCTTGAGGAAGCCTCAAGGATTTTCAAAGAAATGCCACAaccaaatgtggtctcatggaatacaatgattgCAGGACATACAAAAAATGGTGATCTTGATAAGGCTTTAAGGTTTTTCAATGAAATGCCTCATCGAGATATCGTCACATGGGATGCAattattgcaggatatgcacaaaatgggatTCTTGATAAGACATTAAGGTTTTTCAAAGAAATGCCTCATAAAACTGTCAATTCATGGACTGCGATGATTTCAGGATACGCACAAAACGGTGATCTTGATAAGGCTTTGAGGCTTTTCAaagaaatgcctcaaagaaatgtggtctcgtggaatgcgatgattgcaggatatgcacaaaatgggctTATTGAAAATGCCTTggaaacttttaagcaaatgcaattggcagctgTAAAGCCAaactccacaacctttgccagcatccttccagcctgtgccaaaatgggagctttggaacatggtATGGACATACATCAAAGCATTATTGAAAGTGGATTTTTGTCAGATGGTGTGCTTGGGAGCGCCCTGGTGGACACGtacgcaaaatgtggaagcattcaTAAGGCACgtaaactgtttgacagaatgtctCTTCTAGATGTGATCTCATGGAATGGTATGATTGCTGGGTATTCACAAAATGGGCTTCCTGAAAAGGCCTTAGAGACTTTTAAGGAAATGAAATTTGCAGGCGTGACTCCAGATTCTGCAACCTTCGCTGGTATTCTTCCAGCCTGTgcaaaaataggagctttggatcagggtatggacatccatcaaatcaTTATTGAAAGTGGTTTTCTGTCAGATGTTTTAGTTGTGAGTGCCCTggttgacatgtatgcaaaatgtggaagcttaAGGAAGGCACGTGAAGTGTTTGAGAAAATGTCTCAACGAGATACGGTCTCATGGAATgtgatgattgcaggatatgcgaTGCATGGCTTTCGGAAGGATGCTCTTAAACTTTTTGAACTAATGGAGCACTCTGGAATATACCCTGACCATGTAAGCTTCGTTTGTGTTTTATTTGCTTGCAGCCACGATGGTACCGTAACTGAAGGATGCAAATACTTCAATGATATGAGGGAGACTTATTGCATTATGCCTACAATGGACCACTATATATGCATGGTTGATCTTCTTGGCCGTGCTAACTATCTTGAGGAAGCTTTAAACattatcatcaaaatgccaattaaACCTGCGCTGGTTGTGTGGATTTGTTTGTTGGGTGCTTGCAGGTCATATAAGGACATAGGTTTAGGAATATTTGTATCAACTCTCCTTTTTGATTTGGATCCTAAAAATACTGCACCTTATGTCCTTCTGTCAAACATTTATGCAGAAGTGGGAAGGTGGGGTGATGTTCAAGAGATAAGGAGACTGATGAAAGATAGAGGAATTAAAAAGATGcctggatgtagttggattgaagtCCATAACTTGGTACATGTTTTTCTTCAGGAGACAGACCACATCCTCAATTAA